One part of the Salinivirga cyanobacteriivorans genome encodes these proteins:
- the dapA gene encoding 4-hydroxy-tetrahydrodipicolinate synthase, which translates to MQSKKFEGTGVALVTPFRKDGSVDFKAFEKLLDHVINDGVDYLVALGTTSEYPALTTDEREAVVSFITEKNQRKLPLVMGIGGNSTSEVVKQIQKTDFTQIDAILSVVPYYNKPSQKGIIQHFTNIASVSPVPIILYNVPGRTGKNMVADTVLYLAHNNDNIIGLKEAAGDMVQAMEIIKKKPNDFLVLSGEDVLTMPLVAAGANGVISVTANAYPETYCKMVRAGLDGNIAESRKLHYELLQFSEMIFEDGNPSGIKAALQIKDITQSAVRSPLTTISRSLYGKLDNEIKQINRKK; encoded by the coding sequence ATGCAGAGTAAGAAATTTGAAGGCACCGGAGTAGCGCTTGTAACTCCATTCCGTAAAGACGGAAGTGTAGATTTTAAAGCTTTTGAAAAGTTACTTGATCACGTTATCAATGATGGCGTCGACTATTTGGTTGCCCTTGGCACCACCAGCGAATATCCTGCATTAACAACAGATGAACGTGAAGCTGTAGTAAGTTTTATAACCGAAAAAAATCAACGTAAACTACCTTTGGTGATGGGAATTGGTGGAAACAGCACATCAGAAGTAGTGAAGCAAATCCAGAAAACAGATTTTACACAAATAGATGCTATCCTATCTGTAGTTCCATATTACAACAAGCCTAGCCAAAAAGGTATAATTCAACATTTTACCAACATTGCCTCAGTTTCGCCAGTGCCAATTATTTTGTATAATGTTCCAGGTCGTACAGGTAAAAATATGGTAGCTGATACCGTATTGTACCTGGCACACAACAATGACAATATCATTGGATTAAAAGAGGCTGCCGGTGATATGGTACAGGCAATGGAGATAATAAAAAAGAAACCGAATGATTTTCTTGTACTTTCTGGTGAAGACGTTTTAACAATGCCTTTAGTTGCAGCAGGGGCCAATGGCGTAATTTCGGTTACAGCTAATGCTTATCCTGAAACCTATTGTAAGATGGTACGTGCGGGGCTCGATGGAAATATAGCAGAATCAAGAAAACTTCATTATGAACTGTTGCAGTTCTCTGAAATGATTTTTGAAGATGGTAATCCTTCAGGAATCAAGGCTGCGTTGCAAATTAAAGATATTACACAATCTGCTGTGAGGTCGCCTTTAACAACTATTAGTCGTTCACTTTACGGGAAATTAGACAATGAAATTAAGCAAATTAACCGCAAAAAGTAA
- a CDS encoding DUF6913 domain-containing protein, whose translation MSLKQIYQQRSLKKGRKRNKRKRELKNLEDIKNVGILFERDSDHTASNMQKLAQFLHDQGAKVHVLAFVNIKKPTSEFVQKKSLDLFYRKDLNWYGKPVSDEVKSFINQPFDLLVKADFSNAFPLSWICTVSKTTLVAGPNDELKSVYDFIIETHQKDQNQYHQQLIHYLSVINQKSP comes from the coding sequence ATGTCGTTAAAGCAAATATATCAGCAAAGATCTTTAAAAAAGGGCCGTAAACGCAATAAACGTAAACGGGAGCTTAAGAACTTGGAAGATATCAAAAATGTAGGAATTTTATTCGAACGCGATAGTGATCATACGGCATCGAATATGCAGAAATTAGCGCAATTCTTACACGATCAGGGTGCAAAAGTGCATGTTCTTGCATTTGTAAATATAAAAAAACCAACCTCAGAGTTTGTTCAAAAAAAGAGTCTTGACCTGTTTTACCGCAAGGATCTCAATTGGTATGGTAAGCCTGTTTCCGATGAGGTCAAATCTTTTATTAATCAGCCTTTTGATTTGTTAGTAAAAGCCGACTTCAGCAATGCATTTCCTTTGTCGTGGATTTGCACAGTATCGAAAACCACACTTGTAGCCGGGCCCAACGATGAATTAAAAAGCGTGTATGATTTTATAATCGAAACACATCAGAAAGACCAAAATCAATACCATCAGCAGTTAATACATTACCTGTCCGTAATCAATCAAAAATCACCATAA
- the secA gene encoding preprotein translocase subunit SecA encodes MGFVDGFIAKMFGTKADRDLKAIMPIVEQIKAEYEKIKELGHDELRAASQELKREIRESIKEEQQEIDSLKEKAENTRNHTEKEEYYDEIDKLETKIDEKLEDSLKKALPKAFAIVKSTAQRFKDNEEIVVTANDFDRNLAADRDLVDIEGDKAVFYNSWTAGGSTITWDMVHYDVQLIGGIVLHEGKIAEMATGEGKTLVATLPVFLNALTGRGVHLVTVNDYLAKRDAEWMGPIYEFHGLSVDCIDKHEPNSPQRREAYECDIAFGTNNEFGFDYLRDNMAHRPADLVQRKHNFAIVDEVDSVLIDDARTPLIISGPVPKSNDQMFNEYKANVQKLFNAQKRLVTDIFAEAKKLIAEGDREKGGLLLLRAFKGLPKNKAIIKFLSEEGMKTLMQKVENQYMQENAKHMHKVTDELYFVIDEKLNSIELTDKGIDLLSSDVEDQSFFVLPDIGSEIADLEKQDLKEQELLKAKDKLLQDYAVKSERVHTINQLLKAYAMFEKDVEYVVMDNKVKIVDEQTGRIMEGRRYSDGLHQAIEAKENVKVEAATQTFATITLQNYFRMYNKLSGMTGTAETEAGEFWNIYKLDVVVIPTNKPIIRDDRQDLVYRTKREKYNMVIEEIVNLQKENRPCLVGTTSVEVSEILSRMLKMRGIKHNVLNAKLHQREAEIVAEAGQPKAVTIATNMAGRGTDIKLTPEVIEAGGLAIVATERHESRRVDRQLRGRAGRQGDPGSSQFFVSLEDDLMRLFGSERIAKMMDRMGIEEGEVIQHSMITKSIERAQKKVEENNFGIRKRLLEYDDVMNSQREVIYGKRKHALYGERLEVDIANMMFDVCESLIADNYGISDFETFKLELIRHLSIEPSFTEDEFMKGAPEDLTDKLFEEVRNAFERKEEIIAQQVTPVIKSVYENQKQQYENIVIPISDGVKVYQVVVNLEDAYNSKGEEVMRSLEKFITLAVIDEAWKEHLREMDDLKTSVQNASYEQKDPLLIYKFESFELFKNMLDKVNKDVTSVLLKAFIPLKEDDEVQQAKQQGTDYSQYETSRRNDLVANTKEKQKPQPVRVEKKVGRNDPCPCGSGKKYKHCHGRSE; translated from the coding sequence ATGGGTTTTGTAGATGGTTTTATAGCCAAAATGTTTGGCACAAAAGCAGATAGAGATTTAAAGGCAATAATGCCCATAGTTGAGCAGATTAAGGCCGAATACGAAAAAATAAAAGAACTTGGTCATGATGAACTAAGGGCCGCTTCTCAGGAACTTAAACGTGAAATCCGGGAGTCGATAAAAGAAGAGCAGCAAGAGATCGATTCCCTGAAGGAAAAGGCCGAAAATACACGTAACCATACCGAAAAAGAGGAGTATTACGACGAAATAGATAAACTCGAGACAAAAATCGACGAAAAGCTTGAGGACAGTCTAAAAAAAGCATTGCCCAAAGCTTTTGCCATTGTAAAAAGTACAGCTCAGCGTTTTAAAGACAATGAGGAAATAGTGGTTACAGCCAATGATTTTGATCGTAACCTCGCAGCTGACAGAGACCTTGTAGATATTGAAGGCGATAAAGCCGTTTTTTATAATTCATGGACTGCAGGCGGCAGTACCATTACATGGGATATGGTACATTACGATGTGCAGCTCATTGGCGGAATAGTATTGCATGAGGGGAAAATAGCCGAGATGGCAACAGGTGAAGGTAAAACCCTTGTTGCTACCCTGCCCGTTTTCCTTAACGCCCTAACGGGTCGAGGAGTACACCTTGTAACTGTTAACGATTACCTCGCAAAACGTGATGCCGAATGGATGGGGCCAATTTATGAATTTCACGGTCTTTCGGTAGATTGCATCGATAAGCACGAGCCCAATAGTCCGCAAAGAAGAGAAGCTTATGAATGTGATATAGCCTTTGGTACCAATAATGAATTTGGTTTCGATTATTTGAGAGATAACATGGCCCACAGGCCCGCCGATCTTGTACAAAGAAAACACAATTTTGCCATCGTCGATGAGGTCGACTCGGTACTGATTGATGATGCCCGTACCCCGCTCATTATTTCTGGTCCGGTGCCTAAAAGCAACGACCAGATGTTCAACGAATACAAAGCCAATGTGCAAAAACTTTTTAATGCACAAAAAAGGTTGGTAACTGATATTTTCGCTGAAGCCAAAAAGCTCATTGCAGAAGGCGACCGGGAAAAAGGTGGTTTATTATTGCTGCGCGCATTTAAAGGGCTGCCCAAGAATAAAGCCATCATTAAATTCCTTAGCGAAGAAGGTATGAAAACCCTTATGCAAAAGGTTGAAAACCAATATATGCAAGAGAATGCCAAACATATGCATAAGGTTACAGATGAGCTCTATTTTGTAATTGATGAGAAACTCAATAGCATAGAGCTAACTGATAAAGGTATTGATCTGCTATCAAGTGATGTCGAAGATCAGTCGTTTTTCGTTTTACCCGATATTGGTTCAGAAATTGCCGACCTTGAAAAACAGGATCTGAAAGAGCAGGAACTTTTAAAAGCTAAAGATAAGTTGCTTCAGGACTATGCTGTAAAATCTGAACGGGTACATACCATAAACCAATTGCTTAAAGCATACGCCATGTTTGAAAAAGACGTGGAATACGTGGTTATGGACAATAAGGTGAAAATTGTAGATGAACAAACAGGTCGTATAATGGAGGGCCGCCGCTACTCTGACGGTTTGCACCAGGCCATTGAAGCCAAAGAAAACGTGAAAGTAGAGGCTGCAACCCAAACATTTGCCACCATTACATTGCAGAACTATTTCCGGATGTATAACAAGCTTTCGGGTATGACCGGTACAGCCGAAACCGAAGCCGGAGAGTTTTGGAATATTTATAAACTTGATGTGGTGGTTATCCCCACCAACAAGCCAATTATACGGGACGATCGTCAGGATTTGGTATACCGTACCAAACGCGAAAAATACAATATGGTCATTGAAGAGATTGTGAATTTGCAAAAGGAGAACCGGCCATGTCTTGTGGGTACAACCTCCGTAGAAGTATCTGAAATATTAAGCCGTATGCTTAAAATGCGGGGCATCAAGCATAATGTGCTTAATGCAAAGTTACACCAGCGAGAAGCAGAAATTGTAGCTGAAGCCGGACAGCCTAAAGCTGTGACTATTGCCACCAATATGGCCGGTCGTGGTACCGATATTAAACTCACACCAGAAGTAATAGAAGCCGGAGGTTTGGCCATCGTTGCCACTGAGCGCCACGAATCAAGGCGCGTAGACAGGCAGTTACGTGGACGTGCCGGTCGTCAGGGTGATCCGGGGTCATCTCAGTTTTTTGTTTCACTCGAGGATGACCTGATGCGATTATTCGGATCAGAGCGTATTGCGAAAATGATGGACCGCATGGGAATTGAGGAAGGCGAAGTAATTCAGCACTCCATGATTACCAAATCCATAGAACGCGCTCAGAAAAAGGTTGAAGAGAATAACTTTGGTATCCGTAAACGCCTGCTGGAATACGATGATGTGATGAACTCACAGCGTGAAGTAATTTATGGGAAGCGTAAGCACGCCCTGTACGGAGAACGCCTCGAAGTCGATATTGCCAACATGATGTTTGATGTTTGTGAATCATTGATTGCAGATAATTACGGCATAAGCGATTTCGAAACTTTTAAACTTGAACTTATTCGTCACCTTTCAATTGAGCCTTCGTTTACCGAAGATGAATTTATGAAAGGTGCCCCAGAAGATTTAACCGATAAACTTTTCGAAGAGGTACGTAATGCTTTTGAACGTAAAGAAGAAATTATTGCCCAGCAAGTAACACCAGTAATTAAATCGGTATATGAAAATCAGAAGCAGCAGTATGAGAATATTGTCATCCCTATTTCAGATGGTGTAAAAGTTTACCAGGTGGTAGTGAACCTTGAAGATGCCTATAACTCAAAAGGCGAAGAAGTAATGCGCTCTCTGGAGAAATTCATTACACTTGCAGTAATTGACGAGGCATGGAAAGAGCACTTGCGTGAGATGGATGACCTGAAGACATCGGTACAAAACGCATCATACGAGCAAAAAGATCCGTTGTTGATATATAAATTCGAATCATTCGAATTATTTAAAAATATGTTGGATAAAGTCAACAAAGATGTGACATCAGTGCTACTCAAGGCCTTTATTCCTTTGAAAGAAGATGACGAGGTGCAACAGGCTAAACAGCAAGGTACTGATTACAGCCAGTATGAAACTTCAAGAAGAAACGATCTGGTTGCCAACACCAAAGAAAAACAAAAACCGCAACCAGTAAGAGTAGAGAAAAAAGTGGGAAGAAATGACCCATGCCCTTGCGGTAGCGGTAAAAAGTATAAACATTGTCACGGTCGAAGTGAATAA
- a CDS encoding aminotransferase class IV, with product MVIRGKYCVINGLIKPAEKFKTEFIKNGCSIYEVLRVLNEKPVFIEAHLDRLQGSAHLTAAEAPSFTAIQQGISQLIAANKIDNGNIELVVNTADDWSVRFIPHYWPLPEAYENGVNTMLYKAMRENPNAKIKFTDLRAAVGAFIKQNSIYEAIYVNKNGCITEGSKSNVFFIINNTFYTAPDEQVLPGITRKVVLEILKTYKYPVEYRNVHIDELTDFNAAFITGTSPGVLPIAKINDYRYDVKQKELRNIMSLFETRLFST from the coding sequence ATGGTTATCAGGGGAAAATATTGTGTTATAAACGGGTTAATTAAACCTGCAGAAAAATTTAAAACGGAATTTATCAAAAACGGATGCTCCATTTATGAAGTTTTGCGCGTATTAAACGAGAAGCCTGTTTTTATTGAAGCACACCTGGACAGGCTTCAAGGGTCTGCGCATCTTACCGCTGCAGAAGCCCCTTCGTTTACCGCCATTCAACAAGGCATAAGCCAATTAATAGCGGCCAATAAAATTGATAATGGCAACATTGAGCTTGTTGTCAATACTGCTGATGACTGGAGTGTTAGATTTATTCCGCATTACTGGCCCTTGCCGGAAGCGTATGAAAATGGGGTAAATACTATGCTCTACAAAGCCATGCGTGAAAATCCGAATGCCAAAATCAAGTTCACAGATTTAAGAGCTGCTGTAGGTGCATTTATAAAGCAAAACAGTATTTATGAAGCAATATATGTCAATAAAAACGGCTGCATTACTGAGGGCAGTAAAAGCAATGTTTTTTTTATAATCAACAATACTTTTTATACTGCACCAGATGAACAGGTGCTACCCGGAATAACACGCAAAGTTGTATTAGAAATTTTAAAAACATACAAATACCCTGTAGAATATCGCAATGTGCATATTGATGAATTAACTGATTTTAATGCAGCATTCATTACCGGAACTTCGCCAGGGGTATTGCCAATAGCCAAAATAAATGATTACAGGTATGATGTAAAACAAAAAGAACTACGAAATATTATGTCTTTATTTGAAACCCGCCTGTTTTCAACCTAA
- a CDS encoding 1-acyl-sn-glycerol-3-phosphate acyltransferase, whose protein sequence is MGKRKIEKYTFPYWITYQIAKAIHNLIYREFYVINRPQKKQEKPSIITPNHQNALMDAMAVLFAKNEPLVFLARSDIFKQKAVASILYFLKILPVYRIRDGFDSLKNNQETFDHTVRVLSNKRGLVILPEGNHYGAKRLRPLKKGFARIAFMTEINGDEKVDLQIVPTAIDYTAYDTFFSRLTVVFGEPFPLKPYMEAYKNNSQKALNNITQQLRKSLEEHIIHIESEKYYEACLLASAVYTENKHSGNNTEAQKARFYSQRDAANALNKAANADSNEFNQLVESAELLGQKTQGLPHEILGKKPSAMSIVGALLSFILVPLAIPGTIIYGALWYWPIVFVNKKIKDVQFRTSFRYVLYIVQFFLLLLGIFIYLFSAHPPKTALILFIMTILSGVLSLKIWRLVYWYYLKAKWFIKSVKKPELLKARNIVIEKVESFIGVG, encoded by the coding sequence ATGGGGAAGAGAAAAATCGAAAAATATACGTTTCCGTACTGGATAACTTATCAAATCGCAAAAGCCATACATAATCTTATCTATCGGGAGTTTTATGTAATTAACCGCCCACAAAAAAAACAGGAAAAGCCATCCATTATTACCCCTAACCACCAAAACGCCTTAATGGATGCAATGGCTGTATTATTTGCAAAGAATGAACCCCTGGTATTTTTGGCACGTAGTGATATTTTCAAACAAAAAGCAGTTGCTTCTATTCTATATTTTCTGAAAATTCTACCTGTTTATCGCATCCGCGATGGTTTCGATAGTCTGAAAAACAACCAGGAAACTTTTGACCATACTGTAAGAGTTTTGTCGAACAAACGCGGACTGGTTATTCTGCCTGAAGGCAATCATTACGGAGCCAAGCGTCTGCGTCCATTAAAAAAGGGCTTTGCTCGTATTGCTTTTATGACCGAAATTAATGGTGATGAAAAGGTAGATCTGCAAATTGTCCCCACAGCCATTGATTATACTGCTTATGATACATTTTTCAGCAGGTTAACAGTGGTATTTGGAGAGCCTTTTCCTCTTAAACCCTACATGGAAGCTTACAAAAACAATTCGCAAAAAGCACTCAACAATATCACTCAGCAATTGCGTAAATCGCTGGAAGAACACATAATACATATTGAGAGCGAAAAATATTACGAGGCCTGTTTATTGGCATCAGCTGTTTATACTGAAAATAAGCACAGTGGAAATAATACAGAAGCACAAAAAGCACGGTTCTATTCTCAACGCGATGCAGCTAATGCACTAAACAAGGCCGCAAACGCAGATTCAAATGAATTTAACCAGTTGGTAGAATCTGCTGAGTTGTTGGGACAAAAAACCCAGGGTTTACCCCATGAAATACTGGGCAAAAAACCATCGGCTATGTCAATTGTAGGTGCTTTATTATCTTTCATACTGGTACCTTTAGCCATACCAGGAACAATAATTTATGGCGCCTTATGGTACTGGCCTATCGTTTTTGTAAATAAAAAAATAAAAGATGTTCAGTTCAGAACATCTTTCAGGTATGTGCTTTACATAGTTCAGTTCTTTTTGCTCCTTTTAGGCATATTTATTTACCTGTTTTCAGCCCACCCTCCCAAAACAGCTCTAATCTTATTTATCATGACCATCCTGTCAGGAGTGCTCAGTTTGAAAATATGGCGACTGGTTTATTGGTATTACCTTAAGGCAAAGTGGTTTATCAAATCTGTTAAAAAGCCGGAGCTGCTTAAAGCTCGCAATATTGTGATTGAAAAAGTAGAATCTTTTATTGGTGTAGGTTAA